Proteins encoded within one genomic window of Glandiceps talaboti chromosome 3, keGlaTala1.1, whole genome shotgun sequence:
- the LOC144433237 gene encoding potassium channel subfamily K member 18-like, with protein sequence MVSTPTDTGDNDPADGLRQPLSCEKFCKRTVRPYIVFYVLLTVYVFAGGYMFHVVEKPQWNKNMQDFVALKETFIEELRNSCRLSDDNWTIFMNERMDSLGRDIETIYEQSVKVRLGYNWDFWSSIFFCTTVLTTVGYGTVVPATTLGKILCSIYAIFGIPIFLVFLAKASTVIAQCLRNIYKTIIIKRRKRRSTKLSAELIIVTDIRENVNDDEIHKYGAKGHGSLPEKSELVGDTRDLSEAAEVAERQLQITSDNESHTPEVEGGNQKTFNLETRVVDLDRCIEDDELRVPIYVIFLIVIFYICASAVLFWKIEGWTYIDSVYFCTITYTTVGFGDISPSYDKRYGLSKQILYTTFVFTGLILTSTCINLAKIRLKGVYHFVFDEDESIQRKPASREFEPVEAQVDHEEELTRSVSLP encoded by the exons ATGGTTTCAACACCAACAGACACGGGTGATAATGACCCGGCTGACGGATTACGACAACCTTTATCCTGCGAGAAATTCTGTAAGCGAACAGTCCGCCCGTACATAGTGTTTTATGTACTTCTCACTGTATACGTATTTGCCGGTGGCTATATGTTTCATGTCGTGGAGAAGCCACAATGGAATAAGAATATGCAAGACTTCGTCGCGTTAAAGGAAACATTTATTGAGGAGCTTCGGAACAGTTGTCGTCTCTCCGATGATAACTGGACGATATTTATGAATGAACGGATGGATTCCCTTGGACGGGATATAGAGACAATTTACGAGCAAAGCGTGAAGGTACGATTAGGATATAACTGGGATTTTTGGTCTTCTATATTTTTCTGTACGACAGTGCTTACTACCGTAG GGTACGGGACGGTTGTACCAGCCACCACGCTCGGCAAGATACTGTGTTCAATATATGCAATATTTGGAATTCCAATATTTCTTGTGTTTTTAGCTAAAGCTAGTACTGTCATTGCGCAATGTCTTCGGAATATTTACAAGACGATAATAATTAAACGAAGGAAAAGACGGAGTACAAAATTGTCAGCTGAATTGATAATAGTTACAGACATACGAGAAAATGTCAATGATgatgaaatacataaatacgGTGCAAAAGGTCATGGGAGCCTTCCGGAAAAGAGCGAACTTGTGGGAGATACTCGGGACCTTTCGGAAGCAGCTGAAGTAGCTGAACGTCAACTACAGATCACGAGCGACAACGAATCGCACACTCCCGAAGTAGAGGGCGGCAACCAGAAGACTTTTAATCTGGAAACTCGTGTTGTTGATTTGGATAGATGCATTGAAGATGATGAACTTCGAGTGcctatatatgtaatatttctaaTCGTTATATTTTACATCTGTGCCAGTGCTGTACTATTTTGGAAGATTGAAGGGTGGACTTACATCGACTCGGTCTATTTTTGCACTATAACTTACACCACGGTTGGATTCGGTGATATTTCGCCCTCTTACGACAAACGATATGGgttatcaaaacaaattttgtacaCAACATTTGTATTCACTGGGCTAATATTGACTTCAACTTGTATCAATCTTGCAAAAATTAGACTAAAAGGTGTGTATCATTTTGTTTTCGACGAAGACGAAAGTATACAGAGGAAACCAGCTTCCCGTGAATTCGAACCCGTTGAAGCACAGGTAGATCATGAGGAAGAACTAACGCGTAGTGTatcattaccatga